In Metopolophium dirhodum isolate CAU chromosome 7, ASM1992520v1, whole genome shotgun sequence, one genomic interval encodes:
- the LOC132948733 gene encoding LOW QUALITY PROTEIN: acyl-CoA Delta-9 desaturase (The sequence of the model RefSeq protein was modified relative to this genomic sequence to represent the inferred CDS: deleted 2 bases in 1 codon), translated as MYVKPTGRRIRLTFKRCIRSHSCSPDFDEEFFNIKKCVSELVSFDISISTYILNKRTCINKSFKVGNFGQLFIMADKDTRIPRETRWPSVLYYLYLHFSALIGLYFVVFQAKWTTIFYTICLVYVSVLGLSAGAHRLWAHLSFTASTVLRGFLAFAQTLICQGSLYDWVLEHRLHHAHFGTEKDPFNPHRGFFYAYFTNKLVTSHPDHEKLLKTINVKDLEQDPIVMWQKRLYWLLAPLLVMVTVFLPSELWDESLMCSIFIVGFLRVTVSLHYSWILNAATIIWGLEPLNKYSIQTNLVFVINKSLWPQYHYTLPWDYQCGEYGNYNHGCITAHIRVWAALRLVTNLRTIDTDGMRKAMIEAASTGQEFNHCAEKYAFDPNLLKIKCELDLERIPS; from the exons ATGTATGTAAAACCAACAGGTCGACGAATACGATTGACCTTCAAGAGGTGCATACGTTCGCACAGTTGTTCGCCGGACTTCGACGAAGAATTTTTCAACATTAAG AAATGCGTATCTGAATTAGTATCATTTGACATATCGATctcaacatatattttaaataaaaggacgtgcataaataaaagttttaaagtcGGTAATTTTGGTCAG CTATTTATAATGGCGGATAAGGACACCAGAATACCGAGAGAAACGCGATGGCCAAgtgttctttattatttataccttcaTTTTTCTGCTTTGATCGGACTCTACTTCGTAGTTTTCCAAGCTAAATGgactactatattttata CGATATGTCTTGTCTATGTATCTGTCCTCGGCTTAAGTGCTGGGGCTCATCGATTATGGGCACATTTAAGCTTCACAGCCAGTACCGTGCTCAGAGGATTTTTGGCTTTTGCACAGACTTTAATATGTCAA ggATCACTTTACGACTGGGTGTTAGAACACCGATTGCATCATGCGCATTTTGGTACAGAAAAAGATCCTTTTAACCCACACCGAGGCTTTTTCTATGCctattttacaaacaaattgGTAACAAGTCATCCTGATCATGAGAAattgttaaaaactattaatgtcAAAGATTTGGAGCAAGATCCTATTGTAATGTGGCAAAAAAG ACTTTATTGGTTGCTGGCTCCATTGTTGGTGATGGTCACCGTGTTTTTGCCGTCTGAACTCTGGGATGAGTCACTTATGTGTTCAATTTTTATCGTTGGATTCCTCAGAGTCACCGTATCGTTACATTACAGTTGGATTTTAAATGCAGCCACCATAATTTGGGGACTAGAACCACTTAACaa GTATTCTATTCAAACAAATCTGGTATTCGTCATAAACAAAAGCCTGTGGCCTCAATACCATTATACGTTACCGTGGGACTATCAATGTGGTGAATACGGAAATTATAATCACGGGTGCATTACGGCTCACATAAGAGTGTGGGCAGCATTACGATTAGTGACCAACTTGAGAACAATAGATACCGATGGAATGAGAAAAGCTATGATTGAGGCGGCCAGCACAGGACAAGAATTCAACCATTGTGCAGAAAAATATGCGTTTGATCCAAatcttcttaaaataaaatgtgaattaGATTTAGAAAGGATACCTTcttga
- the LOC132948734 gene encoding acyl-CoA Delta-9 desaturase-like isoform X1, protein MNTSRAMDATGAEDTATNTMMETDITSVDNNKQDRVNNMSSSLEPVKIEIIWSIVLFFVFGHLSAIYGLYLMFTSTKLLTTFYGICSWIISGLGVTAGLHRLWSHKSYKAKWPLRFILMLMSTMAFENHIYEWCMDHRIHHKYTDTNSDPHNAKRGFFFSHIGWLVVRRHPDYYDKCSKIDMSDLKNDSIVMFQKTFYVPLLLLFCFFIPTIVPVYIWNETYVNAFFTSTMLRYIFTLNMTWLVNSAAHIWGKRPYDESINPSENLSVSLGALGEGWHNYHHVFPWDYKAAELGNYRANLTTAFIDFFSLIGWAYDMKVVSNDMVLKRANRTGDGSHPDGDGIWGWDDSNISIEDRKLTTVINKKYD, encoded by the exons ATGAACACTTCCAGAGCCATGGACGCCACCGGAGCCGAGGACACGGCGACGAACACGATGATGGAG acaGATATCACTTCAGTGGACAATAATAAACAAGACAGAGTGAATAACATGTCGAGTTCTCTCGAACCAGTAAAGATTGAAATAATATGGAGCATTGTATTATTCTTTGTTTTTGGTCATCTGTCAGCTATTTATGGATTATACTTAATGTTTACATCAACTAAATTACTCACAACATTTTATG gaATATGTTCATGGATAATATCAGGTTTAGGTGTAACAGCTGGACTTCACCGTTTGTGGTCACATAAATCATACAAAGCAAAATGGCCTTTacgatttattttaatgttgatgAGTACCATGGCATTTGag aatcaTATTTATGAGTGGTGCATGGACCACCGAATTCATCACAAATATACAGATACAAACTCAGACCCACATAATGCTAAGAGGGGATTTTTTTTCTCACACATTGGGTGGCTTGTAGTTCGTAGACACCCAGATTACTACGACAAATGCTCAAAAATTGATATGTCTGATTTAAAAAACGATTCCATAGTTATGTTTCAAAAAAC ATTTTATGTTccattactattattgttttgcTTTTTCATTCCCACAATAGTACCTGTTTATATTTGGAACGAAACATAtgttaatgcattttttacttCCACAATGCTGCGGTATATTTTCACTTTGAATATGACATGGTTGGTAAACAGTGCCGCTCACATCTGGGGTAAACGTCCATATGATGA atcCATTAATCCATCTGAAAATCTCTCTGTGTCACTTGGAGCTTTAGGCGAAGGATGGCACAATTACCATCATGTGTTTCCATGGGATTACAAAGCGGCTGAACTTGGAAATTACAGAGCAAACTTGACAACTGCATTCATAGACTTTTTCTCACTTATTGGTTGGGCTTATGATATGAAAGTGGTCTCAAATGATATGGTTTTAAAAAGAGCCAATAGGACCGGAGATGGTTCACATCCTGATGGTGATGGAATCTGGGGATGGGATGATTCTAACATTTCAATTGAAGATCGAAAATTAACAACTGTCATCAATAAAaagtatgattaa
- the LOC132948734 gene encoding acyl-CoA Delta-9 desaturase-like isoform X2, translating to MSSSLEPVKIEIIWSIVLFFVFGHLSAIYGLYLMFTSTKLLTTFYGICSWIISGLGVTAGLHRLWSHKSYKAKWPLRFILMLMSTMAFENHIYEWCMDHRIHHKYTDTNSDPHNAKRGFFFSHIGWLVVRRHPDYYDKCSKIDMSDLKNDSIVMFQKTFYVPLLLLFCFFIPTIVPVYIWNETYVNAFFTSTMLRYIFTLNMTWLVNSAAHIWGKRPYDESINPSENLSVSLGALGEGWHNYHHVFPWDYKAAELGNYRANLTTAFIDFFSLIGWAYDMKVVSNDMVLKRANRTGDGSHPDGDGIWGWDDSNISIEDRKLTTVINKKYD from the exons ATGTCGAGTTCTCTCGAACCAGTAAAGATTGAAATAATATGGAGCATTGTATTATTCTTTGTTTTTGGTCATCTGTCAGCTATTTATGGATTATACTTAATGTTTACATCAACTAAATTACTCACAACATTTTATG gaATATGTTCATGGATAATATCAGGTTTAGGTGTAACAGCTGGACTTCACCGTTTGTGGTCACATAAATCATACAAAGCAAAATGGCCTTTacgatttattttaatgttgatgAGTACCATGGCATTTGag aatcaTATTTATGAGTGGTGCATGGACCACCGAATTCATCACAAATATACAGATACAAACTCAGACCCACATAATGCTAAGAGGGGATTTTTTTTCTCACACATTGGGTGGCTTGTAGTTCGTAGACACCCAGATTACTACGACAAATGCTCAAAAATTGATATGTCTGATTTAAAAAACGATTCCATAGTTATGTTTCAAAAAAC ATTTTATGTTccattactattattgttttgcTTTTTCATTCCCACAATAGTACCTGTTTATATTTGGAACGAAACATAtgttaatgcattttttacttCCACAATGCTGCGGTATATTTTCACTTTGAATATGACATGGTTGGTAAACAGTGCCGCTCACATCTGGGGTAAACGTCCATATGATGA atcCATTAATCCATCTGAAAATCTCTCTGTGTCACTTGGAGCTTTAGGCGAAGGATGGCACAATTACCATCATGTGTTTCCATGGGATTACAAAGCGGCTGAACTTGGAAATTACAGAGCAAACTTGACAACTGCATTCATAGACTTTTTCTCACTTATTGGTTGGGCTTATGATATGAAAGTGGTCTCAAATGATATGGTTTTAAAAAGAGCCAATAGGACCGGAGATGGTTCACATCCTGATGGTGATGGAATCTGGGGATGGGATGATTCTAACATTTCAATTGAAGATCGAAAATTAACAACTGTCATCAATAAAaagtatgattaa
- the LOC132948929 gene encoding uncharacterized protein LOC132948929 → MPSGVQLVAFVDDVCVLGIARNGEAAATLLNPVLEKVSDWMTSNGLKLAPAKTEAVVLTRKNIYVDPEPFVEGHAIPIKPSMRYLGVELDTRLSFTKHIHQSSLKASQSALAIGRLMPNIGRPSQSKRALLGSVANSRMLYASPAWAVRGTKTAKNRLAMSRSQMTTALRTIRGYRTISTDASSVLSSMLPADLLVHERARVKDQLAEQLGPTTTAATKAEERKISINSWQARWDRSAATPEAVGRRWTHRLLPDIGR, encoded by the coding sequence ATGCCGTCGGGCGTCCAACTAGTGGCCTTCGTCGACGACGTGTGCGTCTTAGGCATCGCCCGCAACGGAGAGGCAGCAGCAACCTTACTCAATCCAGTGCTGGAAAAGGTTTCAGACTGGATGACGAGCAACGGACTGAAGCTAGCCCCTGCTAAAACTGAGGCCGTTGTCCTAACGAGGAAGAACATTTACGTCGACCCGGAGCCGTTCGTAGAAGGTCACGCGATCCCAATCAAACCGTCCATGCGGTACCTCGGCGTTGAGCTCGACACGCGGCTGTCGTTTACTAAACACATCCATCAGAGTTCCCTCAAGGCTTCTCAATCGGCGCTCGCCATAGGCAGGCTCATGCCCAACATCGGCAGGCCGTCCCAAAGCAAGAGAGCGTTACTCGGGTCGGTCGCAAATAGTAGAATGCTATACGCCTCCCCCGCCTGGGCCGTCCGAGGGACGAAAACCGCGAAAAATCGCCTCGCCATGTCCAGGTCTCAGATGACCACCGCCCTCCGCACCATAAGAGGCTACAGGACGATATCCACCGACGCGTCATCAGTACTGTCGTCTATGCTGCCGGCAGACCTCCTCGTCCACGAACGGGCCAGAGTGAAGGATCAGCTAGCGGAGCAGCTAGGACCGACGACAACGGCCGCGACCAAAGCCGAGGAGAGGAAAATATCCATAAACTCCTGGCAAGCGAGATGGGACCGGTCAGCAGCCACTCCGGAGGCCGTCGGACGGAGATGGACGCACCGGTTGCTGCCCGACATCGGACGGTAG
- the LOC132948437 gene encoding uncharacterized protein LOC132948437, producing MSLTFQLTQALSGHSCFRSYLHRFKQADDRYCVYCMDPDDTAEHTVFSCPRWLDDHARLTEILRRSLNAGDVEDILCGPLPADLPEEPVSRRRMLMQAKTNRDELVKMVESIMTTKKEDEREEEAYYRGVLNRRKAGQAPA from the coding sequence ATGAGCCTCACCTTTCAGCTGACGCAGGCACTCTCCGGACACAGCTGTTTCCGGAGCTACCTGCACAGATTCAAACAGGCCGACGACAGGTACTGTGTCTATTGCATGGACCCAGATGACACAGCCGAGCACACAGTGTTCTCCTGCCCAAGATGGCTGGACGACCACGCCCGCTTAACCGAGATCCTGAGGCGATCCCTGAACGCCGGGGACGTAGAGGACATTCTGTGCGGCCCCTTGCCAGCCGACCTGCCCGAAGAACCCGTCTCGAGGAGACGTATGCTGATGCAGGCCAAAACGAATCGGGACGAACTGGTTAAAATGGTTGAATCCATAATGACTACAAAAAAAGAAGACGAACGGGAAGAAGAGGCCTACTACAGAGGAGTATTGAACAGGCGAAAAGCGGGTCAAGCTCCAGCCTGA